Proteins found in one Arthrobacter sp. U41 genomic segment:
- a CDS encoding PaaI family thioesterase, whose product MTPEPRNAELWKITLGELDEKMGVKIIEESVERVVATMPVEGNRQSFGLLHGGASLAVGEAVGSWAAVIHASTLGKTAVGVDVSATHHKSARKGLITITATPIHLGGTVTTHEVLIHNAAGERLCTLRITNLLLDRKG is encoded by the coding sequence ATGACGCCGGAGCCCCGGAATGCCGAGCTGTGGAAGATCACCCTCGGCGAACTCGACGAAAAAATGGGTGTGAAGATCATCGAGGAATCCGTCGAGCGGGTGGTGGCCACCATGCCGGTGGAGGGCAACCGGCAGTCGTTCGGGCTGCTGCACGGCGGCGCGTCGCTGGCGGTCGGGGAGGCGGTGGGCTCCTGGGCGGCGGTCATCCACGCCAGCACCCTGGGCAAGACCGCCGTGGGCGTGGATGTCTCCGCCACGCACCACAAGTCGGCCCGCAAGGGGCTCATCACGATCACGGCGACCCCCATCCATCTCGGTGGAACCGTCACCACCCACGAGGTGCTGATCCACAACGCGGCCGGCGAACGGCTCTGCACGCTGCGGATCACCAACCTGCTGCTGGACCGCAAGGGCTGA
- a CDS encoding DUF4397 domain-containing protein — protein sequence MRKTVYAAGAVSMLAALTFAAPAQAGGKHDGGRHHSDDATLSVLHGVPGLTVDVWVDGKLTLDDFEPGTLTDPLKLEHGSYKIAITAADATSADNPVIGPVKVHLKEGRNYTAVAHLDASGEPTATLFKNSISASPEGEGKLTVRHVAAAPAVDVLAGDTAVIEDLTNPEQEVLTLEAGTVSASVAAAGTTEPLIGPADVPVTEGKNTIVYAWGSLDDGTLGVAVQVVDSAKWRGHGHHDR from the coding sequence ATGCGCAAAACCGTTTATGCCGCCGGGGCCGTGTCCATGCTGGCCGCCCTCACCTTCGCCGCCCCCGCCCAGGCCGGCGGCAAGCACGACGGCGGCAGGCACCACAGCGACGACGCCACCCTGTCCGTCCTCCACGGTGTGCCTGGCCTGACCGTGGATGTGTGGGTGGACGGCAAGCTCACCCTGGACGACTTCGAGCCCGGCACCCTCACGGACCCGCTGAAGCTCGAGCACGGCAGCTACAAGATCGCCATCACGGCCGCCGACGCCACCAGTGCCGACAACCCGGTGATCGGCCCGGTCAAGGTCCACCTCAAGGAGGGCCGGAACTACACCGCCGTGGCGCACCTGGATGCCTCCGGGGAGCCCACGGCAACCCTGTTCAAGAACAGCATCTCGGCCAGCCCCGAGGGTGAGGGCAAGCTGACCGTCCGGCACGTGGCCGCGGCCCCCGCCGTCGACGTCCTTGCCGGCGACACGGCGGTCATCGAGGACCTGACGAACCCCGAGCAGGAGGTGCTGACGCTGGAAGCCGGAACGGTGTCCGCCTCGGTTGCGGCCGCCGGCACCACCGAGCCCCTGATCGGCCCGGCAGATGTTCCGGTCACGGAGGGCAAGAACACGATTGTGTACGCCTGGGGCAGCCTGGACGACGGCACCCTCGGCGTTGCGGTCCAGGTGGTCGACTCGGCCAAATGGCGCGGCCACGGCCATCATGACCGCTGA
- a CDS encoding globin domain-containing protein: MLSDTSLPVIKATLPVVGEHIEEIAKRFYKHMFEARPDLLDGLFNRGNQADGRQQQALAGSIAAFAGLLVDNVDQVPDHLLSRVAHKHVSLGLSPDQYQIVHDHLMWAIVDVLGDAVTPDVAAAWDEVYWLMANMLINKERGLYNAVHLTPDTIWRTWRVAEKIQETDDVVRFVVERMDEREVKPSLPGQYVTLKMLMHDGVHQPRQYSLTKADDGKHRQFAVKRVHGLGTPDGEMSNLLHNEVQVGDEVVLSAPFGDVVMEYTDRPLILASAGIGITPMAGMLSHLVKSGSQRQVMMLHADDSESSFPLRGQVREDLAALPDGSLKTWFLNPDGGGTASDSEFSGFMDVGAVDLPDDAEYYLCGPLPFLKSVRSALVASGVPAKDIQYEVFGPDLWLADFQ; the protein is encoded by the coding sequence ATGCTCTCAGACACCTCACTTCCCGTCATCAAGGCAACGCTGCCCGTCGTGGGCGAGCACATCGAGGAGATCGCCAAGCGCTTCTACAAACACATGTTCGAGGCCCGGCCGGACCTGCTGGACGGGCTGTTCAACCGGGGGAACCAGGCGGACGGCCGCCAGCAGCAGGCGCTCGCCGGATCCATTGCTGCGTTCGCCGGGCTGCTTGTGGACAACGTGGACCAGGTACCGGACCATCTCCTGTCCCGGGTCGCCCACAAGCATGTCTCGCTGGGGTTGAGCCCGGACCAGTACCAGATTGTCCATGACCACCTGATGTGGGCCATCGTGGATGTGCTCGGGGATGCGGTCACACCCGATGTCGCCGCGGCCTGGGACGAGGTCTACTGGCTGATGGCGAACATGCTCATCAACAAGGAGCGGGGGCTGTACAACGCGGTGCACCTCACCCCCGACACGATCTGGCGGACCTGGCGGGTGGCCGAGAAGATCCAGGAGACGGACGACGTCGTCAGGTTCGTCGTGGAGCGGATGGATGAACGCGAGGTCAAGCCATCGCTGCCCGGGCAGTACGTCACGCTCAAGATGCTTATGCACGACGGCGTCCACCAGCCCAGGCAGTACAGCCTCACGAAGGCCGACGACGGGAAGCACCGGCAGTTCGCGGTGAAGCGGGTGCACGGACTGGGGACGCCCGACGGCGAGATGTCCAATCTGCTGCACAACGAGGTCCAGGTGGGCGATGAGGTGGTGCTCTCAGCTCCGTTCGGCGATGTGGTGATGGAGTACACGGACCGGCCCCTGATTCTGGCCAGCGCGGGGATCGGGATCACCCCGATGGCCGGGATGCTCTCGCACCTCGTCAAGTCCGGCTCGCAGCGTCAGGTGATGATGCTGCATGCGGATGACAGCGAGTCGTCCTTCCCGCTCCGGGGGCAGGTCCGGGAGGATCTGGCCGCCCTGCCGGACGGGTCGCTGAAGACGTGGTTCCTCAATCCCGACGGGGGCGGGACAGCGTCCGACTCGGAGTTCTCCGGCTTCATGGATGTCGGGGCGGTGGATCTCCCGGACGACGCCGAGTACTACCTTTGCGGTCCCCTGCCGTTCCTGAAGTCCGTCCGGAGCGCGCTGGTGGCCAGCGGCGTGCCGGCCAAGGACATCCAGTATGAGGTGTTCGGCCCGGACCTCTGGCTGGCTGATTTCCAGTAG
- a CDS encoding S1 family peptidase, whose product MKTPRYQLTVRAVAAAAIALAGSFSAVPAMAEVGGTEPAPATSPPAPSSPAASGPATSSPAAPADPTTPGGGAASGGAADVDPAVTPSVAPTMAPEISDAGLAEAVRRDLGMTLEEFNAAGQLARTAADAVPSLREFPGYVGISLRDGRIVVEGSGAGLQALVDELNGPGTAAVFDLVAPAAEPSTASSDDPLAPPVDAPTSAPSAAELVAANTDQLFQAYIREVGPAGLQAVAYSGGRFIIRTGGTNAAEADVSPVADQPAAADQQSASAPAAPAKISPADFVARYANVQLEQGSPVITEADVYGGEGYAIDRRTICSTGFGAFSTAGLPVVLTAGHCAEDGAARIAELEPPTSSTAGGSAPLPGSLAPLGSFGFSQFGGPLNSWVTGTEEAPGNVGTDIAVIEGLNGGLDLQAAATTWVDAVNPGATAVKIIGMVAPFQGQEVCRSGRTEGWSCGQVEETGIYVVGGRTTAAADLRAFRGFLSKNVQSRGGDSGGPWISGNFAVGTHSAGETSGENFAIATTLEDALTHIPTAVQLQLFLNKPELVAPDNLTFMAGQPITGRVPAAPASAVAANSKVLISVGNQTVEAPVDAAGNWTYPAPEASGPLTFKAETANGFSRSGPVTLAVNVTNLDAPVITTPAEGAALKSVGRIDGTGTPGLTVKLTGDISGSAFVGPDGHWTIPVEGPGAGRLSIHAVQTSPGETDSASVTRNFTVAPAAPAVTTIVDGSHLSQDALPGTISGTGVANADVAVLIDGVSAGAARAGADGSWSVPFPAGLTPGEHTLSATQSVDGVASDPLLLTFTVDAPAVAPAEPAAPVEPAAPAAPGIPAAQPVVLSAGSGQLPDTGAGSLLPLAGLAGGAVLLGGVLLGGAAVRRRATN is encoded by the coding sequence GTGAAGACTCCGAGGTATCAGCTGACAGTGCGGGCGGTGGCGGCTGCCGCCATCGCGCTCGCAGGATCGTTCTCCGCCGTTCCCGCGATGGCCGAAGTGGGGGGAACCGAACCGGCTCCTGCAACCTCGCCGCCGGCACCCTCCAGCCCGGCAGCCTCCGGCCCGGCAACCTCCAGCCCGGCAGCGCCGGCTGATCCCACGACGCCGGGCGGCGGTGCGGCCTCTGGCGGTGCGGCCGACGTGGATCCGGCCGTGACTCCGTCTGTGGCGCCGACTATGGCGCCGGAAATCAGCGACGCCGGACTCGCCGAGGCCGTCCGGCGCGACCTGGGCATGACGCTCGAGGAGTTCAACGCCGCCGGCCAGCTGGCCAGGACCGCAGCCGACGCCGTTCCGTCCCTGCGGGAGTTCCCCGGCTATGTCGGGATCAGCCTGCGGGACGGCAGGATTGTTGTTGAAGGCAGCGGCGCCGGGTTGCAGGCCCTGGTCGATGAACTGAACGGGCCCGGAACCGCGGCAGTGTTCGACCTCGTGGCGCCGGCAGCTGAGCCCTCCACTGCTTCCTCGGATGACCCGCTGGCTCCGCCTGTGGACGCTCCGACCAGTGCCCCCTCCGCGGCCGAGCTGGTGGCCGCGAACACGGACCAACTATTCCAGGCCTACATCCGCGAGGTGGGGCCCGCCGGACTGCAGGCCGTGGCCTACTCCGGGGGCCGCTTCATCATCCGTACCGGCGGGACGAATGCGGCTGAAGCCGACGTGTCGCCGGTCGCAGACCAGCCCGCCGCCGCCGACCAGCAAAGCGCATCCGCGCCCGCGGCGCCCGCAAAGATCTCCCCGGCTGACTTCGTGGCCCGCTACGCCAATGTCCAGCTGGAGCAGGGATCCCCGGTCATCACGGAAGCGGACGTCTACGGCGGAGAGGGCTACGCCATTGACCGGCGGACCATCTGCTCCACCGGTTTTGGCGCGTTCAGCACGGCCGGACTGCCGGTCGTGCTGACGGCAGGGCACTGTGCCGAGGACGGCGCGGCCCGGATCGCCGAGCTGGAGCCGCCGACCTCTTCCACAGCGGGCGGCTCGGCACCCCTGCCCGGCAGCCTCGCACCGCTCGGCAGCTTTGGATTCAGCCAGTTCGGCGGACCGCTCAACTCCTGGGTAACGGGCACGGAAGAAGCCCCGGGCAACGTGGGCACTGACATCGCCGTCATCGAGGGACTCAACGGCGGCCTCGACCTCCAAGCGGCAGCGACTACCTGGGTCGACGCCGTAAACCCCGGCGCCACCGCCGTGAAAATCATCGGCATGGTAGCGCCATTCCAAGGCCAAGAGGTGTGCCGCTCCGGACGGACCGAGGGCTGGTCCTGCGGGCAGGTGGAGGAGACCGGCATCTACGTGGTGGGCGGAAGAACCACCGCGGCGGCGGACCTGCGCGCCTTCCGCGGTTTCCTCTCGAAGAACGTCCAGTCCCGCGGGGGAGACTCCGGCGGACCCTGGATCAGCGGCAACTTCGCCGTGGGCACCCACTCGGCGGGCGAGACATCCGGCGAGAACTTCGCCATCGCCACGACCCTCGAGGACGCCCTCACCCACATCCCCACCGCCGTGCAACTCCAGCTGTTCCTGAACAAGCCCGAGCTCGTGGCGCCGGACAACCTGACCTTCATGGCCGGGCAACCCATCACGGGCCGGGTCCCGGCGGCCCCGGCCTCCGCCGTTGCCGCCAACTCGAAAGTGCTTATCAGCGTCGGCAATCAAACGGTGGAGGCGCCGGTCGACGCGGCCGGCAACTGGACCTACCCTGCCCCCGAAGCCAGCGGCCCGCTGACATTCAAGGCAGAGACCGCGAACGGATTCAGCCGCTCCGGCCCGGTTACGCTGGCAGTCAACGTGACAAACCTGGACGCACCGGTGATCACCACACCGGCCGAAGGGGCGGCGCTGAAATCCGTCGGCCGCATCGACGGCACCGGAACCCCCGGCCTAACGGTCAAACTCACGGGCGACATCAGCGGCTCCGCATTCGTCGGGCCGGACGGCCACTGGACCATCCCCGTCGAGGGACCCGGGGCCGGCCGGCTGTCCATCCACGCGGTGCAGACGTCCCCCGGCGAGACGGACAGCGCCTCCGTCACCCGGAACTTCACCGTTGCCCCGGCGGCACCGGCCGTCACCACGATCGTGGACGGCTCGCACCTCAGCCAGGACGCACTTCCCGGGACGATCTCCGGAACAGGGGTCGCCAATGCCGATGTTGCGGTGCTGATTGACGGGGTGTCCGCCGGCGCGGCGCGAGCCGGTGCCGACGGGAGCTGGAGTGTGCCCTTCCCGGCAGGCCTCACTCCCGGGGAGCACACGCTTTCCGCCACCCAATCGGTCGACGGCGTTGCCTCGGACCCGCTGCTCCTGACCTTTACCGTTGACGCCCCGGCCGTTGCCCCGGCAGAGCCCGCCGCGCCGGTTGAGCCCGCCGCGCCGGCAGCGCCCGGAATCCCGGCCGCCCAGCCCGTCGTGCTGTCGGCCGGATCCGGCCAGCTGCCGGACACCGGTGCCGGGTCGCTCCTGCCGTTGGCGGGGCTTGCCGGCGGCGCGGTGCTGCTCGGGGGCGTCCTGCTCGGCGGTGCCGCCGTGCGGCGCCGGGCGACCAACTGA
- a CDS encoding tyrosine-protein phosphatase, with protein MKIPAAPRGHAKAMTVPGAVDWDGAVNAWHIGGSVFRMGRREWLTDAGWQQAYDAGIRTVIDLRNPDEIRRRDTDPQVSAETVAAFDVVHAPTEDPGNSEFRALCVPYLNDPASYPDNARIFPEKLARVFGAVAEARGGVVIHCSAGRDRSGMIAAMLQDLAGAGEDAIAAGYERAMRGINEHHRVSGVPHPHERYLPEEVLAPLLQARLASLLGFVRSVKTGDFLRHNGVTERELTAILAKLGR; from the coding sequence ATGAAGATTCCTGCCGCGCCCCGCGGCCACGCCAAGGCGATGACCGTGCCCGGAGCGGTGGACTGGGACGGGGCGGTCAACGCCTGGCACATCGGCGGCAGCGTGTTCCGGATGGGGCGCCGCGAATGGCTCACCGACGCCGGCTGGCAGCAGGCGTACGACGCCGGCATCCGGACCGTGATTGATCTCCGCAACCCGGACGAGATCCGCCGCCGCGACACCGATCCCCAGGTGAGCGCGGAGACTGTGGCCGCGTTCGACGTCGTGCACGCCCCCACCGAGGACCCCGGCAACAGCGAATTCCGTGCGCTCTGTGTCCCCTACCTGAACGACCCGGCGTCCTACCCGGACAATGCCCGGATCTTCCCCGAGAAGCTGGCCCGGGTGTTCGGGGCCGTGGCGGAGGCGCGCGGCGGCGTCGTGATCCATTGCTCCGCCGGCCGGGACCGCAGCGGGATGATCGCGGCCATGCTGCAGGACCTTGCCGGAGCGGGCGAGGATGCCATCGCCGCCGGTTACGAGCGAGCCATGCGCGGCATCAATGAGCACCACCGGGTGTCGGGGGTTCCGCATCCGCACGAGCGGTATCTGCCCGAGGAAGTGCTCGCGCCCCTGCTCCAAGCGCGGCTGGCAAGCCTGCTGGGGTTTGTGCGCAGCGTGAAGACCGGGGATTTCTTGCGCCACAATGGGGTAACGGAACGGGAGCTGACTGCCATTCTGGCCAAACTGGGGCGCTAG
- a CDS encoding SGNH/GDSL hydrolase family protein: MGILKLRRRRTALAAGLATLAMAAGLAAAPAQAVDKSDYIALGDSYAAGQGAGPYQDACYRSENTYSELAADDKAIKLVTNAACSGKTTQEVVSTQLRQLNRSTELVTITAGGNNLGFGDIITNCGAAMIDPTAAAECYRVSTDATAMIVSGQLAGEVASMIQSVKAAAPNAKIVVTGYPYLYDPISAGLTDPMSLFIYQATDLADGLNGSIALAAGATGVQYVDVRAAFLGHGINTADPWINLDLANLGSPDNFHPNAEGYQAYFGSLSYAGAYSAP; encoded by the coding sequence ATGGGAATCTTGAAACTTCGACGCCGTCGAACGGCTTTGGCTGCCGGTCTCGCCACCCTGGCCATGGCGGCCGGTTTGGCGGCGGCCCCGGCGCAGGCCGTGGACAAGAGCGACTACATTGCGCTGGGTGACTCCTACGCCGCGGGTCAGGGCGCGGGGCCGTACCAGGATGCCTGTTACCGCAGCGAGAACACCTATTCCGAACTCGCTGCCGACGACAAGGCCATCAAGCTGGTCACCAATGCGGCTTGCAGCGGCAAGACGACCCAGGAGGTCGTGAGCACCCAGCTGCGCCAGCTCAACAGGAGCACGGAGCTCGTAACCATCACGGCCGGCGGCAACAACCTCGGGTTCGGGGATATCATCACCAACTGCGGCGCGGCCATGATCGACCCGACCGCCGCCGCAGAGTGCTACAGAGTCAGCACTGACGCGACCGCCATGATCGTCAGCGGGCAGCTGGCCGGCGAAGTGGCCTCGATGATTCAGAGCGTGAAGGCTGCCGCGCCCAACGCCAAGATCGTGGTGACCGGCTACCCCTACCTCTACGATCCGATCTCCGCGGGCCTGACCGATCCGATGTCCCTGTTCATCTACCAGGCCACTGACCTGGCGGACGGCCTCAACGGATCCATCGCCCTGGCCGCCGGGGCCACCGGAGTGCAGTACGTCGACGTCCGGGCCGCTTTCCTCGGCCACGGCATCAACACGGCCGACCCGTGGATCAATCTGGACCTTGCCAACCTGGGCAGTCCCGATAACTTCCACCCGAACGCTGAGGGCTACCAGGCGTACTTCGGATCACTGAGCTACGCCGGGGCCTATTCGGCACCCTAG
- a CDS encoding GNAT family N-acetyltransferase — MTSLDRPAIAPITLTGKYVVLEPLSPDHHDGLVEAARDGELWNLWYTSVPAPEQMAAEINRRLALQDSGSMLPFTTRLIDPATGGPGRVIGMTTYMNIDAATPRVEIGSTWNAASVHGSGSNPDSKLLLLRHAFETLGCPAVEFRTHWLNHQSREAIARLGAKQDGVLRSHTRSSDGSLRDTVVFSILEHEWPMVRNALESRLAKRR, encoded by the coding sequence GTGACTTCCCTGGACCGGCCCGCGATCGCCCCCATCACCCTGACCGGCAAATACGTCGTCCTTGAGCCGCTGAGCCCGGACCACCATGACGGCCTCGTCGAGGCGGCCCGGGACGGCGAGCTCTGGAACCTCTGGTACACCAGTGTGCCCGCCCCGGAGCAGATGGCCGCCGAGATTAACCGGCGCCTGGCCCTGCAGGACAGCGGCTCCATGCTGCCCTTCACCACGCGGCTGATCGACCCCGCGACCGGCGGACCGGGCCGGGTGATCGGCATGACCACGTACATGAACATCGACGCCGCCACGCCCCGGGTGGAGATCGGCTCCACCTGGAACGCGGCGTCCGTGCATGGCAGCGGCAGCAACCCGGATTCCAAGTTGCTGCTGCTGCGGCACGCCTTCGAAACGCTGGGCTGTCCCGCCGTCGAGTTCCGGACTCACTGGCTCAACCACCAGTCCCGCGAGGCGATCGCGCGGCTGGGTGCCAAACAGGACGGTGTGCTCCGCAGCCATACCCGCAGCAGTGACGGCTCGCTGCGGGACACCGTGGTGTTCTCCATCCTGGAGCACGAGTGGCCGATGGTCCGGAACGCCCTTGAGTCCCGGCTGGCTAAGCGGCGCTAG
- a CDS encoding 3-hydroxyacyl-CoA dehydrogenase family protein: MSNSVLPANLPATVGVLGGGRMGAGIAHAFLINGANVLVVERDEEAAEAARERVESAAAKSIERGATDGNLDEMVSRLSVTVDYDDFKDRQLVIEAVPEDWDLKVASLRGIEERLTADAYLASNTSSISVNALARELQRPQNFLGLHFFNPVPASTLIEVVLGEHTSEQLAQAARGWVEALGKTAVVVNDAPGFASSRLGVAIALEAMRMVEEGVASAEDIDNAMVLGYKHPTGPLRTTDIVGLDVRLGIAEYLASTLGERFAPPQILRDKVARGELGRKSGKGFFDWTS, translated from the coding sequence ATGAGCAACTCCGTACTCCCCGCGAACCTGCCCGCCACCGTCGGCGTCCTGGGCGGCGGCCGGATGGGAGCCGGCATCGCGCACGCCTTCCTGATCAACGGCGCCAACGTCCTGGTCGTCGAGCGCGACGAGGAAGCAGCCGAGGCGGCCCGCGAACGGGTGGAATCGGCGGCGGCCAAGAGCATCGAGCGCGGCGCCACCGACGGCAACCTGGACGAGATGGTCTCCCGGCTCTCGGTGACGGTGGACTATGACGACTTCAAGGACCGCCAGCTGGTGATCGAGGCCGTCCCCGAGGACTGGGACCTGAAAGTCGCCTCGCTGCGCGGAATCGAGGAACGCCTCACCGCCGACGCGTACCTGGCCTCCAACACCTCCTCCATCTCGGTCAACGCGCTGGCCCGCGAGCTGCAGCGCCCGCAGAACTTCCTGGGCCTGCACTTCTTCAACCCGGTCCCGGCGTCCACCCTGATCGAGGTCGTCCTCGGCGAACACACCTCGGAGCAGCTGGCCCAGGCGGCCCGCGGCTGGGTCGAAGCGCTCGGCAAGACCGCCGTCGTCGTCAATGACGCCCCCGGCTTCGCCTCCTCACGGCTGGGGGTCGCGATTGCCCTCGAAGCGATGCGCATGGTCGAGGAGGGGGTGGCGTCCGCCGAGGACATCGACAACGCCATGGTCCTGGGCTACAAGCACCCCACCGGACCCCTGCGGACCACGGACATCGTGGGGCTGGACGTCCGCCTCGGCATTGCCGAATACCTCGCCTCCACGCTGGGGGAGCGCTTCGCCCCGCCGCAGATCCTGCGCGACAAGGTGGCCCGCGGCGAGCTCGGACGCAAGTCCGGCAAGGGCTTCTTCGACTGGACCAGCTGA
- a CDS encoding enoyl-CoA hydratase/isomerase family protein, whose protein sequence is MAAATGLNPQDFSTLKVEEREDRLVVLLNRPEVRNAIDQQMVDELHAVCAALEQTPKVLIIAGTEGIFASGADIGQLRERRRDDALRGINSTIFVRIAKLPMPVIAALDGFCLGGGAELAYAADFRIGTPSVRIGNPETGLGILAAAGASWRLKELVGEPVAKEILLAGTVLRAERALAVNLITEIHEAPELMAAAHALADRIASQDPLAVRITKSVFHAPAEAHPLIDELAQGILFESQAKFDRMQAFLDKKSAKKSAKKSEQDSDRKKN, encoded by the coding sequence GTGGCGGCCGCGACGGGGCTCAACCCGCAGGATTTCAGCACGCTGAAGGTCGAGGAGCGCGAGGACCGGCTGGTGGTGCTCCTGAACCGGCCCGAGGTCCGCAACGCCATCGACCAGCAGATGGTCGACGAGTTGCATGCCGTCTGCGCCGCGCTGGAGCAGACCCCGAAGGTGCTGATCATTGCCGGCACCGAGGGCATCTTTGCCTCCGGCGCGGACATCGGACAGCTGCGCGAACGCCGCCGCGACGATGCCCTCCGGGGCATCAACTCCACGATTTTCGTCCGGATCGCCAAGCTCCCGATGCCCGTCATCGCGGCGCTGGACGGCTTCTGCCTGGGCGGCGGCGCCGAGCTGGCCTACGCCGCGGACTTCCGGATCGGCACACCGTCGGTGCGGATCGGCAACCCGGAAACCGGGCTGGGCATCCTCGCGGCCGCCGGGGCGAGCTGGCGCCTGAAGGAGCTGGTAGGGGAGCCGGTCGCCAAGGAAATCCTGCTGGCCGGGACCGTGCTGCGCGCCGAGCGGGCCCTCGCCGTGAACCTCATCACCGAGATCCATGAGGCCCCCGAGCTGATGGCGGCCGCCCATGCCCTGGCCGACCGGATCGCCTCCCAGGATCCCCTCGCGGTCCGGATCACCAAGTCGGTGTTCCATGCCCCCGCCGAGGCACACCCTCTGATTGACGAGCTGGCCCAGGGCATCCTTTTCGAATCCCAGGCCAAATTCGACCGCATGCAGGCGTTCCTGGATAAGAAATCAGCCAAGAAGTCAGCCAAAAAGTCCGAGCAGGATTCAGACCGGAAGAAGAACTGA
- a CDS encoding thiolase family protein: MASAVAGPQAFLVGGARTAVGRYGGALSAVRPDDLAALVVREAVARAGLDPDSIDEVILGNANGAGEENRNVARMATVLAGLPLHIPGITVNRLCASGLSAIIMASQMIKSGAADIVIAGGVESMSRAPWVQEKPQTAFAKPGQIFDTSIGWRFVNPLFQKGELSRGGKMTYSMPETAEEVARVDKITREDADAFAVRSHERSLAAIAAGRFADEIVPVTVRTRKGETVVDTDEGPRAGTTMDVLSALRPVVAGGSVVTAGNSSTLNDGASAIIVASEAAIERLGLIPRARIIDGASAGCEPEIMGIGPVPATQKVLARTGLSVGDLGAVELNEAFATQSLATMRRLGLDPEIVNRDGGAISLGHPLGSSGSRLAITLLGRMEREDARIGLATMCIGVGQGTAMLLERV; the protein is encoded by the coding sequence ATGGCATCAGCAGTTGCAGGACCACAGGCATTTCTCGTAGGCGGTGCCCGCACTGCGGTGGGCCGTTACGGCGGGGCTCTCTCCGCGGTCCGCCCCGATGATCTGGCTGCCCTGGTGGTCCGCGAGGCTGTGGCCCGGGCCGGGCTGGATCCGGACAGCATCGACGAGGTCATCCTGGGCAACGCCAACGGCGCCGGCGAGGAAAACCGCAACGTCGCCCGGATGGCGACCGTCCTGGCCGGCCTGCCGCTGCACATTCCCGGCATCACCGTGAACCGGCTCTGCGCTTCGGGCCTGAGCGCCATCATCATGGCCAGCCAGATGATCAAGTCCGGCGCCGCGGACATCGTGATCGCCGGCGGTGTCGAATCCATGAGCCGCGCCCCGTGGGTCCAGGAGAAGCCGCAGACCGCCTTCGCGAAGCCGGGGCAGATCTTCGACACCTCCATCGGCTGGCGCTTCGTGAACCCGCTGTTCCAGAAGGGCGAGCTCTCCCGCGGCGGGAAGATGACGTACTCCATGCCGGAAACGGCCGAGGAGGTCGCCCGCGTGGACAAGATCACCCGCGAGGACGCCGACGCGTTCGCCGTCCGCTCCCACGAACGCTCCCTCGCGGCCATCGCCGCGGGCCGCTTCGCCGACGAGATCGTCCCCGTGACGGTCAGGACCCGCAAGGGCGAAACCGTCGTCGACACCGACGAGGGCCCCCGCGCCGGCACCACGATGGACGTCCTCTCAGCCCTGCGCCCAGTCGTCGCCGGCGGCTCGGTCGTCACGGCAGGCAACTCCTCCACGCTCAACGACGGCGCCTCCGCGATCATCGTCGCGTCCGAAGCCGCCATCGAGCGGCTCGGCCTCATCCCGCGCGCCCGGATCATCGACGGCGCCTCCGCCGGCTGCGAGCCGGAAATCATGGGCATCGGACCCGTCCCGGCCACCCAGAAGGTACTCGCCCGTACCGGCCTGAGCGTCGGTGACCTCGGCGCCGTCGAACTTAACGAAGCCTTCGCCACCCAGTCGCTGGCCACCATGCGCCGGCTCGGCCTGGACCCGGAGATTGTGAACCGCGACGGCGGCGCGATCTCCCTGGGGCACCCGCTGGGGTCCTCGGGCTCACGTCTCGCGATCACCCTGCTGGGCCGGATGGAGCGCGAGGACGCCCGGATCGGCCTCGCCACCATGTGCATCGGCGTGGGCCAGGGCACCGCTATGCTGCTGGAACGCGTCTAG